Proteins encoded in a region of the Triticum dicoccoides isolate Atlit2015 ecotype Zavitan chromosome 3A, WEW_v2.0, whole genome shotgun sequence genome:
- the LOC119271195 gene encoding 60S ribosomal protein L35a-1-like: protein MLGFKRSKSNQYESTSLVQVEGVNTKEDVAWYAGKHLAYVYKAKTKSNDTHYRCLWGKITCPHSNSGVVRAQFESNLPAESMGRKVRVFMYLSSI, encoded by the exons aTGCTCGGCTTCAAGAG GTCAAAGTCGAACCAGTACGAGAGCACGTCGCTGGTGCAGGTCGAGGGGGTGAACACCAAGGAGGACGTGGCGTGGTACGCCGGGAAGCACCTGGCATACGTGTACAAGGCCAAGACCAAGAGCAACGACACCCACTACCGCTGCCTCTGGGGCAAGATCACCTGCCCTCACAGCAACTCCGGTGTCGTCCGTGCCCAGTTCGAGTCCAACCTCCCCGCGGAGTCCATG GGGCGCAAGGTCAGAGTGTTCATGTACCTGAGCAGCATCTAA